From the genome of Syntrophomonadaceae bacterium, one region includes:
- a CDS encoding 4-hydroxybutyryl-CoA dehydratase, giving the protein MGLKTKEEYIASLREMRPTAYMFGQKITNVVDNPRLRAGIEATAATYEVAQMEGMRDLVVTHSPLIDEPVNRFTLPPSSIADLVARVKLNRKMANHVGTCHQRCTGLDCLSALSIVTYDIDQKYGTSYNKNFIEFLKYVQKNDLTANAGVTDVKGDRSKGPSEQEDKDMYLRIVERREDGIVVRGAKAHQTGSLSAHQVIVMPTRALRKDDKDYAVAFAIPTDTPGLIHVVGRSSLDTRELDGCDIGNVRYSKYCPTLIFNDVFVPWERVFMCGETEFAGEMVLRFASFHRQSHGGCKSGKIDCMIGTALTAMDYNGTAKASHLQQKVIDMVHRAETMYACCLAASYEGRREPSGTYFIDTVLANASKIHEGKEMAEATRIMVDVCGGFVADLPSDRDLEHPEIGPLVKKYLKGVAGVDVEKRVKLYRLAEKLALESADTVSDIHGGGSPEAHRVTIMRETDLESKKKAAKRLAGIQD; this is encoded by the coding sequence ATGGGACTAAAAACTAAGGAAGAATACATTGCCTCTTTAAGGGAAATGCGGCCAACGGCCTATATGTTTGGCCAGAAAATTACCAATGTGGTGGATAATCCGCGGCTCAGGGCGGGGATCGAGGCCACGGCAGCCACCTATGAAGTTGCCCAGATGGAAGGGATGCGGGACCTGGTAGTTACGCACAGCCCCTTGATCGATGAGCCGGTCAACCGTTTTACCTTGCCTCCCTCGTCCATCGCCGACCTGGTGGCCCGGGTCAAGCTGAACCGCAAAATGGCCAACCATGTTGGAACCTGCCACCAGCGCTGCACCGGGCTGGATTGCCTCTCGGCCCTGTCTATTGTTACCTATGACATCGACCAGAAATACGGCACTTCATACAACAAAAACTTTATTGAATTTCTGAAATATGTCCAGAAAAACGACTTGACGGCAAATGCCGGTGTCACCGATGTGAAGGGGGACCGGTCCAAAGGCCCCAGCGAGCAGGAAGATAAGGACATGTACCTGCGGATAGTGGAGCGCCGGGAGGACGGCATTGTGGTCCGGGGGGCCAAGGCCCACCAGACTGGTTCCCTCTCCGCCCACCAGGTGATCGTGATGCCTACCCGGGCACTGCGCAAAGATGACAAGGACTATGCCGTTGCATTCGCCATCCCCACTGATACCCCGGGCCTGATTCATGTGGTGGGCCGCTCCAGCCTGGACACCCGGGAACTGGACGGCTGCGATATCGGCAATGTCCGCTATTCCAAGTACTGTCCCACCCTGATCTTTAACGATGTTTTTGTGCCCTGGGAGCGGGTGTTTATGTGCGGGGAGACGGAGTTTGCCGGCGAGATGGTCTTGCGCTTTGCTTCCTTCCACCGCCAGAGCCATGGCGGGTGCAAGTCCGGCAAAATCGACTGCATGATCGGCACGGCCCTGACAGCCATGGACTATAACGGCACGGCCAAAGCCAGCCACCTGCAGCAAAAGGTCATTGATATGGTGCACCGGGCCGAAACCATGTACGCCTGCTGTTTGGCCGCCTCCTATGAAGGCAGGCGGGAACCATCGGGGACCTACTTCATTGACACGGTACTGGCCAATGCCTCCAAGATTCACGAAGGCAAGGAAATGGCGGAGGCTACCAGGATTATGGTGGATGTTTGCGGCGGTTTTGTGGCAGATTTGCCTTCGGACCGGGATCTTGAGCATCCGGAAATCGGCCCCCTGGTTAAGAAGTACCTGAAAGGGGTTGCCGGCGTGGATGTGGAGAAACGGGTCAAGCTTTACCGCCTGGCGGAAAAGCTGGCCCTGGAGAGCGCTGATACCGTTTCGGATATTCATGGCGGGGGCTCACCGGAAGCCCACCGGGTCACCATCATGCGGGAGACGGATTTAGAGAGCAAGAAAAAGGCCGCCAAGCGTCTGGCCGGCATTCAGGACTGA
- a CDS encoding ABC transporter permease, with product MVFFKWIYAQGIRFFFTVQMAWHGVLAKPLRSSLTILGVAIGVASVVSLMGIGEGARQKVVQQFASLGSNVIVIKAHDPSVEFDPEKATELTDRVPALKLATPVVQTEAPIRWRRARGTASILGVNEHFPKVRDHALIAGHFFNQWHVKQRSPVAVLGFNLGAALLGGRSPVGQTLTIGGLTYTIIGVLAPKGAGQAEGIDDQVLIPYTTAQRIAKKNTVPEIWGKAGSAQEVDLAVVQLGRIFRRQLGLDQAAMQPRPPGGEPSPGTDGGPVPVTAKVTSTVTAMPAIEPMPIDTPRPMPPGGRPEGEEAPALGGKDLITITSLNQLVDQVDQANRIMTLLLGGIAAVSLLVGGLGIMNIMLVAVTERTSEIGLRRALGAKQADLLIQFLLEALFLSAIGAIAGVATGIWGAQLFAQYGFATAISLQAIKIACGVALGAGLLFGVYPAFSASSVPPVVALRR from the coding sequence ATGGTTTTTTTTAAATGGATTTATGCTCAAGGGATCAGGTTTTTCTTCACTGTCCAGATGGCCTGGCACGGCGTCCTGGCTAAACCCCTTCGTTCCTCTTTGACCATCCTTGGGGTTGCGATTGGGGTTGCTTCAGTGGTTAGTCTGATGGGCATCGGCGAGGGAGCGCGCCAAAAAGTGGTGCAGCAATTTGCCAGTTTAGGCTCCAACGTGATTGTGATTAAAGCCCATGACCCCTCGGTGGAGTTTGACCCGGAAAAGGCAACAGAACTCACTGACCGGGTACCGGCCTTAAAGCTGGCGACTCCGGTAGTCCAGACTGAAGCACCGATCAGGTGGCGCCGGGCCCGGGGCACAGCCTCGATCCTGGGCGTAAATGAGCATTTCCCAAAGGTGCGGGATCATGCATTGATTGCCGGCCACTTTTTTAACCAGTGGCATGTAAAGCAGCGTTCACCTGTAGCTGTTTTGGGATTTAATTTAGGAGCAGCCTTGCTTGGTGGCCGCAGCCCGGTGGGGCAAACCCTGACCATCGGGGGTCTTACTTATACCATCATCGGCGTGTTGGCCCCTAAAGGGGCTGGGCAAGCCGAAGGCATCGATGACCAGGTGCTGATTCCCTACACTACCGCGCAAAGAATCGCCAAGAAAAATACGGTGCCGGAGATCTGGGGCAAGGCCGGCTCGGCTCAAGAGGTCGATCTGGCGGTTGTCCAGTTGGGGCGTATCTTTCGCCGCCAGCTCGGCCTGGATCAGGCTGCCATGCAGCCCAGACCTCCCGGCGGTGAGCCAAGCCCTGGCACAGACGGAGGCCCTGTTCCGGTTACGGCAAAAGTTACATCAACGGTAACGGCAATGCCGGCAATCGAGCCAATGCCGATAGATACTCCGCGGCCAATGCCGCCCGGCGGACGGCCGGAAGGGGAGGAGGCGCCGGCTCTGGGTGGGAAAGATCTGATCACCATCACCAGCCTGAACCAACTGGTGGACCAGGTGGACCAGGCAAACCGGATCATGACTCTCCTGCTTGGCGGCATTGCTGCTGTCTCGCTTTTGGTGGGCGGGTTGGGGATTATGAACATCATGCTGGTGGCTGTTACTGAAAGAACCTCGGAGATTGGTCTTCGGCGGGCACTGGGGGCCAAACAGGCCGACCTGTTAATTCAATTTTTGCTGGAAGCTCTTTTTTTAAGCGCAATTGGCGCAATCGCCGGGGTGGCGACAGGGATTTGGGGCGCGCAGTTGTTTGCTCAGTATGGGTTTGCAACTGCCATCAGCCTGCAGGCGATCAAAATTGCCTGTGGCGTGGCTTTAGGTGCAGGCTTGCTGTTCGGTGTCTATCCCGCTTTTTCCGCTTCCTCCGTTCCCCCGGTGGTGGCCCTCCGCCGCTAA
- a CDS encoding ABC transporter ATP-binding protein codes for MLELQGITRQYKMGKIRVNALAGINLIVEQGDFISIMGPSGSGKSTLLNIIGCLDLPTSGTYRLAGRQVERLSDGRLADIRNRLIGFVFQSFHLLPDLDAQANVELPLIYRGIGSRERSRRAVSALEAVGLAERRRHRPAELSGGEQQRVAIARALTGEPALILADEPTGSLDSRSGRNIMGIFQRLNREQGLTIVQVTHEETIARHGRRVVHLLDGGVEREHVLEQPLTAWQSEVAATGSIDQTSTPEEVRI; via the coding sequence TTGCTTGAACTCCAGGGTATCACGCGCCAGTATAAAATGGGAAAGATCCGGGTCAATGCCTTGGCCGGGATCAACTTGATTGTTGAGCAAGGAGACTTTATTTCCATCATGGGACCCTCCGGGTCGGGTAAGTCTACTCTCCTCAACATCATTGGCTGTCTTGATCTCCCTACCTCGGGGACCTACCGTTTGGCAGGCCGGCAGGTAGAACGGCTTAGTGACGGCAGACTGGCAGATATCCGGAACAGGTTGATCGGATTTGTGTTTCAAAGTTTTCATTTACTCCCGGATCTGGATGCCCAGGCCAATGTGGAACTGCCTCTTATCTACCGGGGGATTGGCAGCCGGGAGCGCAGCCGCCGGGCAGTCTCCGCACTGGAAGCGGTAGGACTGGCAGAGCGGCGGCGCCACCGCCCTGCAGAGCTGTCTGGCGGGGAGCAGCAACGGGTAGCAATTGCCCGGGCATTGACGGGTGAACCAGCCTTGATTTTAGCAGACGAGCCCACCGGATCTCTTGATTCCCGGTCCGGTCGCAACATTATGGGCATTTTCCAGCGGCTGAACCGGGAACAGGGATTGACTATTGTCCAGGTTACCCATGAGGAAACCATAGCCCGTCACGGACGCCGGGTAGTACACCTCCTGGACGGAGGGGTTGAGCGGGAACACGTCCTGGAACAGCCCCTGACGGCATGGCAGAGCGAGGTCGCGGCAACAGGCAGCATTGATCAAACTTCAACACCGGAGGAGGTGCGGATATAA
- a CDS encoding HlyD family efflux transporter periplasmic adaptor subunit, with the protein MFQRLMMICLILAVVLGGGYYAYQQLVPPPEEVVTGPVFSTHKVARGDISVGVEAMGSLSPALAGGLEVPHGQMPGGNFVINRILVKPGETVSQGQVVAVLSAPELAPRIKTLEEQLDSQKEALAKLLDLPETQLDNIDPIRGITLRAPIAGRVTGLAPKVGVELKQGQIVARIVDDSHFRLTARLVQSEFEMARAGGKVVLRFPQFGGVVPAVIKDINPNPVPTKISELDLNQGEAGEELIFVYWAEIEGKNPGLIRPGMVAQVGLVPVGQAPDEFVARQLRFPAKIEGYVDEETVLNRADAIVSQVFVREMALVQAGDPLVSLAGRDAQKNIEERLNKIQELIIELQQLNAKKEQLEIRAPMDGVLAQLAKQAGQTVQQGEWFGAVYNTAEMHMWVQVDDVDVLLVRHGSPVEITLDALPGKTLEGKVAQIDAMGRQEGGIAMFGVHITVVGVPELRPGMQAQARITAGKARDVLLVPLEAIFDDGGQARVEILQPDGNPKVAAVELGLMSHRWAEVKSGVNEGDLVITGSTADLLPSQRIQSRNNLLPGSPGQQQGGTGRPAIPGVR; encoded by the coding sequence ATGTTTCAAAGGCTGATGATGATTTGCTTGATTCTGGCCGTTGTTTTAGGTGGTGGCTATTATGCTTACCAACAACTTGTTCCACCCCCGGAAGAAGTAGTTACGGGACCAGTCTTTTCCACCCACAAGGTAGCCCGGGGTGATATATCCGTTGGCGTGGAAGCCATGGGCTCCTTAAGCCCGGCTCTAGCCGGAGGTTTGGAAGTACCACATGGGCAAATGCCTGGCGGGAACTTTGTTATTAACAGAATACTGGTAAAACCAGGAGAAACTGTATCCCAAGGACAGGTGGTAGCCGTACTGTCCGCGCCTGAGCTGGCCCCCAGGATCAAAACCCTGGAAGAACAGCTGGATTCCCAAAAGGAAGCTTTAGCCAAGCTCTTAGACTTGCCAGAAACCCAGCTGGACAATATTGATCCGATCCGGGGCATTACCCTCCGGGCTCCTATCGCCGGCCGGGTCACCGGCCTTGCGCCCAAGGTGGGAGTAGAGTTGAAACAAGGCCAGATTGTAGCCCGGATTGTGGACGATTCTCACTTCAGGCTTACTGCCAGGCTGGTCCAGTCTGAGTTTGAAATGGCCAGGGCAGGCGGCAAGGTGGTCTTAAGGTTTCCCCAGTTTGGCGGGGTGGTGCCGGCGGTAATTAAGGATATTAACCCGAACCCTGTGCCGACAAAGATCAGCGAGCTGGACTTGAACCAAGGCGAAGCCGGGGAAGAACTGATCTTTGTTTATTGGGCGGAAATTGAAGGTAAAAACCCGGGGTTGATCCGTCCGGGCATGGTGGCTCAAGTCGGTTTGGTTCCAGTTGGGCAAGCTCCTGACGAGTTTGTCGCCAGGCAATTGCGCTTCCCGGCTAAGATTGAAGGTTATGTCGACGAGGAAACAGTCCTGAACAGAGCTGATGCTATTGTTTCTCAAGTCTTTGTCAGGGAAATGGCCTTGGTGCAGGCGGGAGATCCCCTGGTCTCCCTGGCCGGAAGGGATGCTCAAAAAAACATTGAAGAGAGATTAAATAAAATTCAGGAATTGATAATAGAGTTGCAGCAATTGAACGCGAAAAAGGAACAGCTGGAGATCAGAGCCCCGATGGACGGAGTGCTGGCCCAACTTGCGAAGCAGGCTGGCCAGACGGTCCAGCAGGGGGAATGGTTCGGCGCTGTTTATAATACTGCGGAAATGCATATGTGGGTGCAAGTGGACGATGTGGATGTGCTCCTGGTGCGCCATGGCTCGCCGGTGGAAATAACACTGGACGCTCTGCCGGGCAAAACCCTGGAGGGCAAGGTAGCCCAAATCGATGCCATGGGCCGGCAAGAAGGCGGTATCGCGATGTTTGGAGTGCATATCACAGTCGTGGGGGTCCCTGAACTGCGGCCAGGCATGCAGGCCCAGGCTCGCATCACTGCCGGCAAAGCCCGGGATGTGCTTTTGGTGCCGCTGGAAGCAATTTTTGACGACGGCGGGCAGGCCAGAGTAGAGATCTTGCAGCCTGACGGAAACCCGAAGGTGGCAGCTGTGGAACTGGGCTTGATGAGTCACCGTTGGGCGGAAGTAAAAAGCGGAGTAAACGAAGGAGATCTGGTGATTACCGGCAGCACGGCGGACCTGTTGCCAAGCCAGCGGATCCAGTCCAGAAACAATTTGCTGCCAGGTTCTCCGGGCCAACAGCAGGGAGGAACCGGCAGGCCTGCTATACCAGGCGTCAGGTGA
- a CDS encoding dihydroxy-acid dehydratase, with the protein MLKSQFLRTVNAQGDSLRLGTGWSVDDLGKPQVLIDSVYGDSHPGSYHLNQLVEAAKIGVYEKGGKPAIYTVTDMCDGVAQAHDGMNYSLLSREIIAAMVEVHALSSPFDAIILLSSCDKSVPAHLIALGRIDLPGIHVCGGSMLPGPGFLSSEKLYECGDKYLAGKMDFEELLYFQNQACPTCGACQFMGTASTMQVMSEALGLALPGNALMPATINRITQIANLAGKQVLELLKKGITPTKILTRESFENAIMVHAAVSGSSNVLLHMPTIAREVGIDLDPALFDQIHRKIPVLVSMKTSGKWPSQLLWYAGGVPAIMREIKEFLHLDALTVTGKTWGENLVDLEKSGFFRETTSFLENYQLTAADIIHTVEKPYKPGGGLAILKGNIAPEGAVVKHAAVPAAMHRHIGPAKPYNSEEEAVEAIIGGRITPGDVVFIRYEGPKGAGMPEMLRTTEAMYNSPELSATTALVTDGRFSGASRGPCIGHLSPEAAAGGPIALVEEGDLISIDIPNRTIDIVGVKGEAKTPAEIEAILAARQALYQPPVFKKKKGILRLFSNLAVSPMKGAYME; encoded by the coding sequence TTGCTTAAGAGTCAATTCTTACGTACCGTTAACGCCCAGGGCGATTCTCTGCGCCTTGGAACAGGCTGGAGCGTTGATGATCTGGGCAAACCCCAGGTTCTTATCGACAGCGTGTATGGCGACAGCCATCCGGGCAGCTATCACTTAAACCAGCTGGTGGAAGCAGCCAAAATCGGCGTTTACGAAAAGGGAGGAAAACCGGCGATTTATACCGTCACCGACATGTGTGACGGAGTGGCCCAGGCCCATGACGGAATGAATTATTCTCTTCTATCGAGGGAAATAATTGCCGCCATGGTAGAAGTCCACGCCTTATCATCCCCTTTTGACGCTATTATTCTTCTTTCCAGCTGTGACAAGTCTGTTCCCGCTCATCTGATCGCCTTGGGCAGGATTGACCTCCCCGGGATCCATGTCTGCGGCGGTTCCATGCTGCCCGGCCCCGGATTTTTATCTTCGGAAAAACTATACGAATGCGGCGATAAATACCTGGCGGGCAAGATGGATTTTGAGGAACTGCTTTACTTCCAAAACCAGGCCTGCCCGACTTGCGGTGCATGTCAGTTTATGGGAACTGCCAGCACCATGCAGGTGATGTCGGAAGCGCTGGGACTGGCTTTGCCAGGCAACGCCTTAATGCCCGCAACAATCAACCGGATTACCCAGATCGCCAACCTGGCCGGTAAACAAGTATTGGAACTCTTGAAAAAAGGAATTACTCCAACTAAGATTCTCACCCGGGAGTCCTTTGAAAATGCCATCATGGTTCATGCTGCTGTTTCCGGTTCCTCCAACGTGCTCTTGCACATGCCGACAATAGCCCGGGAGGTTGGCATCGATTTAGACCCTGCCCTTTTTGACCAGATCCATCGCAAGATTCCTGTATTAGTCAGCATGAAAACCAGCGGCAAGTGGCCCAGCCAATTATTATGGTATGCCGGCGGAGTTCCGGCCATCATGCGGGAAATCAAAGAATTCCTCCACTTAGACGCCCTGACCGTCACCGGCAAAACATGGGGCGAAAACCTCGTTGATCTGGAGAAAAGCGGTTTCTTCCGGGAAACCACTTCCTTCCTGGAGAACTATCAACTGACAGCTGCCGATATCATCCACACCGTAGAAAAACCTTATAAGCCGGGTGGCGGCCTGGCAATTTTGAAAGGCAACATCGCCCCGGAAGGAGCTGTTGTCAAACACGCTGCCGTACCAGCGGCAATGCACCGGCACATTGGGCCGGCCAAACCCTATAATTCTGAAGAAGAAGCGGTAGAAGCAATTATCGGTGGGCGCATTACCCCGGGAGACGTGGTGTTTATCCGCTACGAAGGACCCAAAGGGGCAGGTATGCCGGAAATGCTGCGCACTACAGAAGCCATGTACAACAGCCCGGAGCTTTCCGCCACTACCGCCCTGGTTACAGACGGCCGTTTTTCCGGCGCCAGCCGCGGCCCATGTATCGGCCATCTGTCCCCGGAGGCAGCAGCCGGCGGCCCGATTGCCTTGGTTGAAGAAGGAGACCTGATCTCTATCGATATCCCCAACCGAACCATTGATATAGTCGGGGTAAAAGGAGAAGCCAAAACACCGGCGGAAATAGAGGCTATCCTGGCCGCCCGCCAGGCTCTTTACCAGCCGCCGGTTTTCAAAAAGAAAAAGGGTATTCTGAGACTCTTCAGCAATCTGGCTGTCTCCCCAATGAAAGGCGCCTATATGGAGTAA
- the prfB gene encoding peptide chain release factor 2 (programmed frameshift), whose translation MLKDLRPVLKMARELLEELRVSLDIAGQQRKMSELEELVSQPGFWENTGEAKVTLQNLADIRQRVEKYFLLVQRQEDLELMWEMALEEEDEEHGAEVEAGVNSLLASLEQMKLEVLLSGKYDSYNAFLTLHAGAGGTESQDWVEMLLRMYTRWAEGRGYQVEVVDSLPGDEAGIKSATILVKGHNAYGYLRAEKGVHRLVRISPFDAANRRHTSFASADVMPEVVSDDEVEVKPEDIKIDTFRAGGAGGQHVNKTDSAVRITHLPTGIVVQCQNERSQHANKNAAMKILMAKLLELKQRQEEEEMSAIRGVQQDIAWGSQIRSYVFHPYSLVKDHRTNAEVGNVQAVMDGHLDPFVSAYLIQQAQKNRHDHR comes from the exons ATGCTAAAGGATCTAAGACCTGTTTTAAAAATGGCCCGGGAATTGCTAGAAGAACTGAGGGTCTCTCTT GACATTGCCGGACAGCAAAGAAAAATGTCGGAGCTAGAGGAATTAGTCTCCCAGCCGGGTTTCTGGGAGAATACCGGGGAGGCCAAGGTAACTCTGCAGAACCTGGCTGATATCCGTCAGCGGGTGGAAAAGTATTTTCTCCTGGTTCAGCGCCAGGAGGATCTGGAACTGATGTGGGAAATGGCCTTGGAGGAAGAGGACGAAGAGCATGGAGCTGAAGTTGAAGCGGGAGTGAACAGCCTGCTTGCTTCCCTGGAACAGATGAAATTAGAGGTGCTCTTAAGCGGGAAATACGATAGTTATAACGCTTTTTTAACCCTGCATGCCGGAGCCGGCGGGACCGAGTCCCAGGACTGGGTAGAAATGCTCTTGCGGATGTATACCCGGTGGGCTGAGGGCCGCGGGTATCAGGTTGAGGTGGTAGATTCTCTGCCTGGGGATGAAGCAGGAATCAAGTCTGCGACTATCCTCGTCAAGGGGCATAATGCCTATGGCTATTTAAGGGCGGAAAAAGGGGTGCACCGCCTGGTGCGGATTTCCCCTTTTGATGCTGCCAACCGGCGCCACACCTCCTTTGCTTCGGCGGATGTGATGCCCGAAGTTGTTTCCGATGACGAAGTAGAGGTTAAGCCTGAAGACATCAAGATTGATACCTTCCGGGCAGGGGGGGCGGGGGGCCAGCATGTTAACAAGACAGATTCGGCAGTGCGGATTACCCACTTGCCGACGGGCATTGTGGTCCAGTGCCAGAACGAACGCTCCCAGCATGCCAATAAGAATGCGGCCATGAAAATACTGATGGCCAAACTCCTGGAACTAAAACAGCGCCAGGAAGAGGAAGAAATGTCTGCTATAAGGGGTGTGCAGCAGGATATTGCCTGGGGCAGCCAGATCCGCTCCTATGTATTTCATCCCTATTCTCTGGTCAAGGACCACCGGACAAATGCGGAAGTTGGCAATGTTCAGGCTGTAATGGATGGGCATTTAGATCCCTTTGTTTCCGCTTACTTAATCCAGCAAGCCCAAAAAAACCGGCATGATCACCGGTAG
- the secA gene encoding preprotein translocase subunit SecA — MLGILRSLLDDNAKEIKRMSKKVQAINALEPLMQSLTDSQLMAKTEEFKDRLAKGQTLEDILPEAFAAVREASCRTLGLRHFDVQLMGGMVLHQGRISEMKTGEGKTLVATMPAYLNALMGKGVHIVTVNDYLARRDSEWMGRIYKFLGLSVGLIVHGLEAIERRESYQADITYGTNNEFGFDYLRDNMAWEAGQRVQRELNYAIVDEVDSILIDEARTPLIISGQADKPTQMYYTVAKIIPRLRATEDFTVDEKAHTAALTESGVAKVERMLGVENLFDDSHTELAHHVNQALKAHALMKRDRDYVVKDEQVIIVDEFTGRLMFGRRYSEGLHQAIEAKEGVKIERESQTLATITFQNYFRMYKKLAGMTGTAVTEEEEFRKIYKLDVVVIPTNMPMIRQDHPDVIYRTEKGKYQSVVDEIIEKQKTGQPVLVGTISIEKSEMLSELLKRRGAPHQVLNAKYHEQEARIVAQAGRLGTVTIATNMAGRGTDIILGGNPEFLAKEEIISRGIDPAEVDPATYREAFFAMKAKSEAEHNQVVALGGLHIIGTERHESRRIDNQLRGRAGRQGDPGSSRFYISMEDDLMRLFGSDNIAGIMDRLGMDDTTPIDHPIISKSIETAQKKVEARNFDLRKHVLEYDDVMNKQREVIYTQRLKVLTGENLRENIEEMIGTVINRAITSFAGESRFPEEWNLEGLLAHADELFLPGHRITPEDLLKLEKDEIRDLFQKEALALYSFREGEMGFEAMRQLERMVMLRVVDQKWMDHLDAMDQLRQGIGLRAYGGRDPLVEYKFEGYAMFNDMVASIQEDIVRYIFRYRLATEEPRERVKNVVENRYAEEGPKQPVRREKKVGRNDPCPCGSGKKHKKCCG; from the coding sequence ATGCTGGGAATTCTGCGCAGCCTTTTAGATGACAATGCCAAAGAAATAAAACGGATGAGCAAGAAAGTGCAGGCAATAAACGCCCTGGAACCCCTGATGCAAAGCCTGACCGACAGCCAGCTTATGGCCAAGACGGAGGAATTCAAGGACCGCCTGGCCAAGGGCCAAACCCTGGAAGACATTTTGCCGGAGGCCTTTGCCGCAGTGCGAGAAGCCTCATGCCGTACCCTGGGCTTAAGGCACTTCGATGTGCAGTTGATGGGGGGAATGGTTCTGCACCAGGGCCGGATTTCGGAGATGAAAACCGGTGAAGGAAAAACCCTGGTGGCTACCATGCCGGCCTATCTTAACGCACTGATGGGCAAGGGAGTTCATATTGTAACGGTAAACGATTACCTGGCCCGCCGTGACAGCGAATGGATGGGACGGATTTACAAGTTCCTGGGTCTTTCCGTTGGCTTGATTGTCCACGGCCTTGAGGCTATTGAGCGCCGGGAATCCTACCAGGCCGATATCACTTACGGCACCAATAACGAGTTTGGCTTCGATTACCTGCGGGACAACATGGCCTGGGAGGCCGGCCAGCGGGTGCAGCGAGAGCTTAATTACGCCATCGTCGACGAGGTTGACAGTATTTTGATCGACGAGGCCAGAACGCCTTTGATTATTTCCGGCCAGGCCGACAAGCCAACCCAGATGTACTACACCGTGGCCAAAATCATCCCCCGCCTGCGGGCCACAGAAGACTTTACGGTTGATGAAAAGGCCCATACCGCCGCCCTTACCGAAAGCGGAGTGGCCAAGGTGGAACGCATGCTGGGGGTGGAGAACCTTTTTGATGATTCACATACCGAACTGGCCCACCATGTGAACCAGGCCTTAAAAGCTCATGCCCTGATGAAGCGGGACCGGGACTACGTGGTGAAAGACGAACAGGTAATTATTGTGGACGAGTTTACCGGCCGCCTGATGTTCGGCCGCCGGTACAGCGAAGGACTGCATCAGGCAATCGAGGCTAAGGAAGGGGTAAAAATTGAGCGGGAATCTCAAACCCTGGCCACCATCACCTTCCAGAACTACTTCCGGATGTACAAAAAACTGGCCGGAATGACCGGTACAGCGGTAACAGAGGAAGAGGAGTTCAGAAAAATCTATAAACTGGATGTAGTTGTAATTCCTACTAATATGCCCATGATCCGCCAGGACCATCCCGACGTGATTTATCGCACCGAAAAGGGCAAATACCAATCGGTGGTTGACGAGATTATTGAAAAGCAGAAAACCGGGCAGCCGGTCCTGGTAGGCACGATCTCGATTGAAAAATCCGAGATGCTAAGCGAGTTGTTGAAAAGAAGGGGCGCCCCCCATCAGGTGCTAAATGCCAAATACCATGAACAGGAGGCAAGAATTGTTGCCCAGGCCGGCCGGCTGGGGACAGTGACTATCGCCACCAACATGGCTGGCCGTGGTACTGATATTATCCTGGGCGGGAATCCTGAATTTCTGGCCAAGGAGGAAATTATTAGCCGGGGAATAGATCCGGCAGAAGTGGACCCGGCCACCTACCGGGAGGCCTTTTTTGCTATGAAGGCCAAGAGTGAAGCTGAACACAATCAGGTAGTGGCTTTAGGCGGGCTCCACATCATTGGCACCGAGCGCCATGAGAGCCGCCGGATTGATAACCAGCTGCGGGGCCGGGCCGGCCGCCAGGGAGACCCGGGTTCCAGCCGCTTCTATATTTCCATGGAAGATGACCTGATGCGGCTTTTTGGTTCGGACAACATCGCCGGGATCATGGACCGGCTGGGGATGGATGATACCACCCCCATTGATCATCCTATAATTTCTAAATCGATTGAAACGGCCCAAAAGAAGGTGGAAGCCCGCAACTTCGACCTCCGGAAACACGTTTTAGAATATGACGATGTGATGAACAAGCAGCGGGAAGTAATCTATACCCAGCGTTTAAAGGTTTTAACCGGCGAGAACTTAAGAGAGAATATCGAGGAAATGATTGGGACGGTAATTAACCGGGCCATTACCAGTTTTGCCGGAGAGAGCCGTTTTCCCGAGGAATGGAACCTTGAAGGTCTTCTGGCTCATGCCGACGAGCTGTTCCTGCCCGGACACCGGATTACCCCGGAAGATCTGTTAAAGCTGGAAAAGGACGAGATCCGGGATCTTTTCCAAAAGGAGGCCCTGGCTCTTTACAGCTTCAGAGAAGGGGAAATGGGTTTTGAGGCCATGCGCCAGCTGGAGCGGATGGTCATGTTAAGGGTGGTGGACCAGAAGTGGATGGACCACCTGGACGCCATGGACCAGCTGCGCCAGGGAATTGGCCTCAGGGCTTATGGCGGCCGGGATCCGCTGGTGGAATACAAGTTTGAGGGCTATGCCATGTTTAACGACATGGTGGCCTCGATCCAGGAAGACATTGTGCGCTACATCTTCAGGTACCGGCTGGCAACGGAAGAACCCCGGGAACGGGTTAAGAATGTGGTTGAGAACAGGTATGCCGAGGAGGGACCCAAACAGCCGGTCCGCCGGGAAAAGAAGGTGGGCCGCAACGACCCCTGTCCTTGCGGCAGCGGCAAAAAACACAAAAAATGCTGCGGCTAG